A stretch of the Kroppenstedtia eburnea genome encodes the following:
- a CDS encoding sucrose-specific PTS transporter subunit IIBC, with product MPENRKIAEEVIEAVGGRENIQSIAHCATRLRIMVNDKEKIKQEKIEHIDKVKGAFFNSGQYQIIFGTGTVNKIYEEISRLGMNTMSASEQKKEAVKSGSRFQRVVRTFGDVFVPIIPVLVATGLFMGLRGLVMQEQILALFGMKPEDIPQNFILFTQVLTDTAFIFLPALVAWSTFRVFGGTPIIGLVLGLMLVSPALPNAWDVAGGDVKPLHFLGFIPVVGYQGSVLPAFIAGILGAKLERAIRKRVPEALDLIMTPFLTLLVMITFSLLVIGPIFHIVEQGILKVATNVLAWPFGISGFLIGGLNQLIVITGVHHIFNMLEIQLLAQYHNNPYNAIVTCAVAAQGGAALAVGLKTRSAKLKALALPSSFSSFLGITEPAIFGVNLRYGKPFIMALIGGGAGGFLASVFGLKATGMAVTVIPGTLLYLNGQIPLYILVNLVAIVVAFVLTWLFGYSDRVKKEIEQ from the coding sequence ATGCCCGAAAATCGCAAAATTGCAGAAGAGGTGATTGAGGCTGTCGGGGGCAGAGAAAATATTCAATCCATCGCCCACTGTGCCACGCGGCTTCGCATCATGGTAAATGACAAAGAAAAAATCAAGCAAGAGAAGATCGAGCACATCGACAAAGTGAAAGGAGCATTTTTTAATTCCGGTCAATACCAAATTATATTTGGAACGGGTACGGTCAATAAAATTTACGAAGAGATTTCTCGTCTGGGAATGAACACGATGTCTGCTTCGGAGCAGAAAAAGGAAGCAGTAAAAAGCGGCAGCCGTTTTCAACGAGTAGTCAGAACGTTCGGTGATGTGTTTGTTCCCATCATCCCGGTTCTGGTGGCTACAGGATTGTTTATGGGACTTCGCGGGTTGGTGATGCAGGAACAAATACTGGCCTTGTTCGGGATGAAGCCGGAGGACATCCCGCAAAACTTTATCCTGTTCACCCAAGTCTTGACCGATACTGCGTTCATTTTTCTGCCGGCCCTTGTTGCTTGGTCGACTTTCAGAGTGTTTGGTGGAACGCCGATCATCGGCCTGGTTCTTGGATTGATGCTGGTCTCACCTGCATTGCCCAATGCCTGGGATGTTGCCGGCGGGGATGTGAAGCCGCTGCACTTTTTAGGTTTTATACCTGTAGTTGGCTACCAAGGATCGGTTTTACCTGCCTTTATTGCCGGTATTCTGGGGGCAAAGCTGGAGCGGGCGATCAGAAAACGGGTACCGGAGGCTTTGGATCTGATCATGACACCGTTTCTGACGCTCCTGGTCATGATCACCTTCTCATTGTTGGTCATCGGTCCGATTTTTCACATTGTGGAACAAGGAATCCTGAAAGTGGCTACAAACGTGCTTGCATGGCCCTTCGGAATCAGCGGGTTTTTAATCGGCGGATTGAATCAGCTGATTGTGATCACCGGGGTCCATCACATTTTCAATATGTTGGAAATTCAACTTTTGGCGCAATATCACAATAACCCGTACAATGCGATCGTCACTTGTGCGGTTGCCGCCCAGGGCGGTGCAGCACTTGCCGTTGGTTTAAAGACAAGGTCAGCCAAATTAAAAGCGCTTGCACTGCCCTCATCTTTCTCGTCCTTTTTGGGTATTACCGAACCGGCAATTTTCGGGGTGAATTTACGCTACGGAAAACCGTTCATAATGGCACTGATCGGCGGTGGGGCCGGTGGATTTCTGGCCTCTGTTTTTGGACTGAAAGCAACGGGGATGGCTGTTACCGTGATTCCAGGGACGTTGCTTTATTTGAACGGACAAATCCCGTTGTACATTCTCGTCAATCTGGTTGCCATTGTTGTTGCCTTCGTTCTTACTTGGCTGTTCGGCTATTCAGATCGAGTGAAGAAGGAGATTGAGCAATAG
- a CDS encoding transposase, which translates to MGTRRKFSPELKAQIVQVILKEEKPLSQLSSEHGIHPVQLSKWKRKAVQNFSQLFADDRKGVNQDEGENKRGSNG; encoded by the coding sequence ATGGGTACCCGCAGGAAGTTTTCTCCCGAGCTGAAAGCTCAAATCGTCCAGGTAATTCTCAAGGAGGAAAAGCCCCTCTCCCAGCTGTCTTCAGAACATGGCATTCACCCCGTCCAGCTCAGCAAATGGAAAAGAAAGGCTGTTCAAAACTTCTCTCAACTGTTTGCCGACGACCGTAAGGGAGTTAACCAAGATGAAGGTGAAAATAAACGTGGCAGCAACGGATGA
- a CDS encoding LacI family DNA-binding transcriptional regulator, with protein sequence MITIKEIAERANVSRTTVSRVLNKSGYVSEEARKRVQKVIEETGYVPSEHAKSLRTKKTNVIGVVLPKISTETSNRLVKGMDEIFAKEGYQILLANTNLEPEKEIEYLRLLKSRHVDGIILSATTINPSLVEEIYNLNIPFVAVGQSISGLTNVILDDYQATKDMVDFLIQKGHKQIAFIGVDERDRAVGYLRKAGYLDAMRENNLAVESTWVQKGEFNVESGFECMSQILGTSEKQPTAVLAVTDRLAIGALQRIKESGLSIPEDISLAGMGASEFSRYVTPALTTIDFSIEKAGREAAALILRKIGGENDHGMNITIPYRLIERASVQ encoded by the coding sequence ATGATCACTATTAAAGAGATTGCCGAAAGGGCGAACGTGTCCCGGACCACTGTCTCCCGGGTGTTAAATAAATCCGGATATGTGAGTGAAGAAGCAAGAAAACGTGTACAAAAGGTGATCGAAGAAACCGGGTATGTCCCGAGTGAACATGCCAAATCATTAAGAACAAAAAAGACAAATGTAATTGGTGTCGTTCTTCCCAAAATCAGTACGGAAACATCCAACCGACTGGTTAAGGGGATGGATGAAATATTTGCAAAAGAAGGCTATCAAATCCTTCTGGCCAACACGAACCTCGAACCGGAAAAAGAAATCGAATATTTAAGACTGCTGAAAAGCCGGCATGTGGACGGCATTATTCTTTCGGCAACCACCATCAATCCTTCGTTGGTTGAAGAAATATATAACCTGAACATCCCTTTTGTCGCGGTTGGCCAATCGATCTCCGGACTGACCAACGTGATTCTGGACGACTATCAGGCGACGAAAGACATGGTTGATTTTCTCATTCAAAAGGGTCATAAACAGATCGCCTTTATCGGGGTGGATGAACGGGACCGTGCCGTCGGTTATTTGCGTAAAGCCGGATATCTGGACGCAATGAGAGAAAATAACTTGGCTGTGGAAAGCACATGGGTCCAAAAGGGTGAATTTAATGTGGAGTCCGGATTCGAATGCATGAGTCAAATCCTCGGTACTTCCGAAAAACAACCGACAGCAGTGTTGGCGGTAACCGATCGGCTGGCGATTGGTGCGCTGCAGCGGATCAAGGAGTCCGGTCTTTCGATCCCGGAGGATATTTCCCTGGCGGGTATGGGGGCATCTGAATTTTCGCGGTATGTCACTCCGGCACTGACAACGATTGATTTCTCGATTGAAAAGGCAGGAAGGGAAGCGGCGGCTCTCATTCTCAGAAAAATCGGCGGAGAAAATGACCACGGGATGAACATAACAATTCCCTATAGACTAATTGAACGTGCCAGTGTACAATGA